The following coding sequences lie in one Manis pentadactyla isolate mManPen7 chromosome 19, mManPen7.hap1, whole genome shotgun sequence genomic window:
- the RXFP4 gene encoding relaxin-3 receptor 2 — MGRLPLTALGGPGPSAWPTDPLSPAMPTPNTSAPPPAFWANTSGGSVLSADAAAMPVKFLALRVMVALAYGLVGAAGLLGNLAVLWVLGNCTRRAPGPPSDTFVFNLALADLGLALTLPFWAAESALDFHWPFGGALCKMVLTATVLNIYASIFLITALSVARYWVVAMAAGPGAHLSLFWARMASLAVWVAAALVTVPTAVFGAEGEVWGVRLCLLRFPSRYWMGAYQLQRVVLAFMVPLGIISTSYLLLLAFLRRRRRRRQDSRVVARSVRILVASFFLCWFPNHVVTLWGVLVKFDLVPWDSTFYTIHTYVFPVTTCLAHSNSCLNPVLYCLLRRGPRRALADTFRDLQARLRSQGREGEE, encoded by the coding sequence ATGGGCCGCCTCCCGCTGACAGCCTTGGGTGGCCCTGGCCCCTCTGCCTGGCCCACCGACCCCCTGAGCCCTGCAATGCCCACCCCCAATACCTCTGCCCCGCCGCCTGCATTCTGGGCCAACACGTCCGGAGGCAGTGTGCTGAGCGCCGATGCTGCTGCCATGCCCGTCAAGTTCCTGGCCCTGAGGGTCATGGTGGCCCTGGCCTACGGGCTTGTGGGGGCCGCCGGCTTGCTGGGAAATTTGGCTGTGCTATGGGTGCTGGGCAATTGCACTCGACGAGCCCCTGGCCCACCTTCTGACACTTTTGTCTTCAACCTGGCTCTGGCAGACCTGGGGCTGGCCCTCACTCTCCCCTTCTGGGCAGCTGAGTCGGCTCTGGACTTCCACTGGCCCTTCGGAGGCGCCCTCTGCAAGATGGTCCTGACGGCCACTGTCCTCAACATCTATGCCAGCATCTTCCTCATCACGGCGCTGAGCGTTGCCCGATACTGGGTGGTGGCCATGGCTGCAGGACCAGGTGCCCACCTCTCGCTCTTCTGGGCCCGCATGGCCAGCCTAGCGGTGTGGGTGGCAGCCGCCCTAGTGACAGTGCCCACAGCTGTCTTTGGGGCTGAGGGGGAGGTGTGGGGTGTGCGTCTGTGCCTGCTGCGCTTCCCCAGCAGATACTGGATGGGCGCCTACCAGCTGCAGAGGGTGGTGCTGGCCTTCATGGTGCCCCTGGGCATCATCAGCACCAGCTACTTGCTGCTGCTGGCCTtcctgcggcggcggcggcggcggcggcaggacAGTAGGGTTGTGGCCCGCTCTGTCCGCATCCTGGTGGCCTCCTTCTTCCTCTGCTGGTTCCCCAACCACGTGGTCACTCTATGGGGTGTCCTGGTGAAATTTGACCTGGTGCCCTGGGACAGCACTTTCTACACCATCCATACCTATGTCTTCCCGGTCACCACCTGCCTGGCGCACAGCAACAGCTGCCTCAACcccgtgctgtactgcctcctAAGGCGGGGGCCGCGGCGGGCCCTGGCAGACACCTTCAGGGATCTGCAAGCAAGGCTGCGTTCCCAGGGCCGGGAAGGGGAGGAATAG